GGATATGTCTGCAACCAATATCGCTTTCTGAATATTAACCTGAGTAGCTGATAAGCCGATGCCGTTGGCATCGTACATAGTCTCAAGCATATCGTCTTTAATGCGGATAATTTCCTCGTCAAAGACCTCAACAGGCACCCCCCTTTTGCGCAATCTCGGGTCAGGATAGGTTAAAATTGTTAGCTTAGCCATTGTAAATATAGTATCACGCTCCCTTATTACTCTACTAGTGCCTGTTGCTAGGGGAAGTATCAATTCCCAGTAATAAATTATACATTACTTATAAAAATTTGATCTTTTGTATTATTGGAACTGTTTTTATAAATTCCTAGACTACTGTAATACAAACTCGGCGACTATCGGCGCGTGATCAGACGGTCGTTCCCACATACGCGGTTGTCTGTCTATAGCGCTGGATACACAACATTCGCACAGGGCTGAGCTGGCAAGTAGGAGATCTATACGCAATCCGGCGTTTTTATCAAAGCTACCGTCTCGGTAGTCCCACCAGCTATAGCTGTGCTCGCGGTCATGTTCGAATAAACGAAAAGTGTCGGCAAGCCCCAAATCAAAGAAAGTTTTGAGTTTCTGTCGCTCGGCTTGGCTGCATAAAATACGCCCCGCCCACTTCTTCGGGTCATGCACATCGGCGTCGCTGGGTGTGATATTAAAGTCGCCCAAGACAATAAGTTGTCGGTATTTCCTCATCTCGGCTTTAATAAAGGCGCAGACATTTTCCAGCCACTTGAGTTTATGTCGGTAGCGCTCGGAATCCACCTCAGAACCGTTGACCACATAGAGGTTGATGATACGTATGCCGTTTATGGTTGCCGCCAAGACCCTTTTCTCGCCGTCGTCTAAGCCGTTCACTTCAGTGCGTGTATCATGCACCGTGCTACGGTGCAACAATGCAACTCCATTGTAGCTTTTTTGTCCGCTGAAAATTGCTTGATAGCCAGCAGCCTCTATATCATTTATCGGAAATTGTTCGTCGGGCACTTTGGTTTCTTGCAGCGCCAGTACATCGGCTTGTGCGTGATCAATCCAATTCAGTACCTGCTTAAGACGAGAGCGTATCGAATTAACATTCCACGATGCCACTTTGAAGGTCTTATGCTGCACAGGATGTGTGAGAGTTCAGATGTCCAAATTGATGACTGATAATGCGTGGTTTTCTATGAAGTCTCTTCTGGGTTTAACCTCGTCGCCCATCAGTTGCGAGAACACCTCGTCAGCCATAGAGAGATCTTCTATTTTGACGCGCATCATTCGTCGGGTCGCCGGGTCCATCGTCGTCTCTCGCAGTTGATCAGGATTCATTTCACCCAGTCCTTTATAACGCTGCACCGTCAGCCCTGATCGCGCTTGTGCAAACAGCCAGTCTACTACCTCGCCGAAGTTGGTTACCAAGCGCTTTGTTTCATTCGCTTCAACATAAGTTTCATCGCTAATCAGGGTAGCTATGCTATCCGCCATATTGCGTATCATACCGAAATCGGCGGATTGGAAAAAACCCTCTAAAAAGGTGTCTTGTTGTTGATAGCCGTGTACTTCGCGCACCACCGTGAGTAACGCATCCGATGTTGCGCTATGCACCGTGTAGCGCACACCTGGTGGGCAGTTTGCGTGCAACAACTTTTGCAAGTGGCTGGCCCAGCTTTGCATCGCTTTCTGGTGTTTCTCTTCGCCTGCCGAGAGCGATGGTATGAAAAGCATTTGTTTCAAAACCAAGTGGTCATGGCGACGGGCTAAGCGTTCTATAACTTTAGTGGTTGCCAAGTATTCTGAGATTAGGGATTTCAAAGATTCTCCCTCTAGCACGGTTGCTTTTTTATCATTTGAGATTATCAAACGAGCATTTTTAATTGCCAACTTTAGCAGGAATTTATCTAGTTCATCGTCGTCTCTTAAATATTGTATTTGTTTCCCCTTTTTAAGTTTATAAAGTGGTGGGAGTGCGATATACAAGTAACCGTGTTCGACCAGTTCACGCAGATAACGAAAAAAGAAAGTTAGCAACAAAGTGCGAATATGGGAGCCATCTACATCGGCATCAGTCATAATAATAATACGGTGGTAGCGTAGTTTTTCTATATTGTATTCTTCTTTTATGCCGCACCCCAAAGCTGTGATTAAAGTACCGACCTCGGCGGATGCGAGCATCTTGTCAAACCTGGCTCTTTCTACATTTAAGATTTTCCCTTTGAGAGGTAGCACGGCTTGGGTTTTACGATCACGACCCTGTTTTGCCGAGCCCCCTGCAGAATCTCCCTCAACCAGAAATAGTTCACTCAAGGCCGGGTCTTTTTCTTGACAATCGGCTAATTTGCCGGGCAAGCCGGCGATATCCAACACACTTTTGCGGCGTGTCATCTCGCGTGCTTTGCGAGCTGCTTCGCGCGCCCGAGATGCTTCTACTATTTTCCCGACAATAGCCTTTGCTTCAGCGGGGTTTTCAAGTAAAAAATCGTAGAACTTATGCGACAACCCAGAAGCGACTGCACCACTCACTTCCGACGACACCAGTTTCTCTTTGGTTTGCGACGAAAACTTGGGGTCTTGTACTTTAACCGATACCACTGCGGTCAATCCTTCGCGAGTGTCCTCGCCGGAAATGGAAAGTTTCTCTTTGGTGATATAGCGGTTTAGTGTACGGGTCAGTGCGGTGCGAAAACCTGAGAGGTGGGTACCACCGTCGCGTTGCGGAATATTATTCGTATAGCAGTGTATATTTTCAATATAACCATCGTTCCATTGCATAGCGATTTCTACTTCTATCTTGTCTGCCCTACTAAGGCAGTGGAAGATGTTCGGATGCAGGGCGGTGCGGCTTTTGTTCAGGTGAGCGACATACGCTTTAATGCCACCATCGTAATTAAACTCGGCAGTTTGCCCGCTACTTTGATCTTCTAACTTAATCTTGATGCCTGAGTTTAGAAAAGCCAATTCGCGCAAGCGAAAGACCAACTGCTTATACTCAAAGCGAATGTTACTAAAAATCTCTTTGCTAGGCACAAATCTAATACGGGTGCCGTGTTTATTCTTGCTACCTTCAACGGTAGTCAAATCGTTTAGCGGCTTACCCATAGCATACTTTTGCGTGTAGGTCTTGCCGTCGCGCCAGACGGTTAATTCGAGATATTCGGATAATGCATTGACGACCGACACCCCGACACCGTGTAGACCGCCCGACACCTTATAAGAATTCTCATCAAACTTCCCGCCAGCGTGTAAAGTCGTCATAATCACTTCAGCTGCCGATCGTCCCTCGCCTTTGTGCACATCTACTGGTATACCGCGCCCATTATCGGTGACAATAACCCCGCCGGCTTCGTCTATAATGATGTCAATTTCGTCGCAATGGCCGGCTAGAGACTCGTCTATAGAATTATCGACAACCTCGTAAATCATCCGGTGCAAGCCAGTGCCGTCGTCGGTGTCACCGATATACATACCAGGCCTTTTTCTAACCGCTTCCAGCCCTTTTAAGACTTTTATACTAGAGGAATCGTAGGCCATAGAATGAGGATGTGAGGGTTAAGAGCATACTTGGAGTTAAACTTTTATAAAGGGTGTTTTTAGTTATCATATTTTAACACACTATGATGTTATAATTCCGCGATTATGAGGGTGTCTTAGACATAAAACTATAAGACATGAGAAATATAATTTATTTTTATTTAGAAATTACCGAACAGCTATTCGGTGTAATTCCGCTTTGAGATGCCATCTAAAAATGTATAGTTCGTTGACTGGGGTAATTCCCTATATAGCAGAAATTTCTCTGATGATACATATTGGTAGTGGATTTATTGCAATCGCTCTGGGTTTAATTGTTATGCGCTCGCGCAAGCATTATGGGATCCATACCAAAGGGGGAGTGCTGTATCATTGGCTGATGTTTGCTGTATGCTTGACTGCCATATTGTTATGTGTTTTGGCTTGGCCGCGTATTTGGTGGCTATTGCCTGTAGCCATAGGTTCCTATGCGCTAGCGCTGCTGGGTTATCTATCTGCGCGTGCTCGACGGCAGAATTGGTTGCCTTTACATGTTTCATGTCAAGGAGGATCCTTTATTGC
The genomic region above belongs to Chromatiales bacterium and contains:
- a CDS encoding DUF2306 domain-containing protein yields the protein MYSSLTGVIPYIAEISLMIHIGSGFIAIALGLIVMRSRKHYGIHTKGGVLYHWLMFAVCLTAILLCVLAWPRIWWLLPVAIGSYALALLGYLSARARRQNWLPLHVSCQGGSFIALITAFLIVNWEFLTGEVGLYSIWAWIIPTIVGTPIIMWVQREIALGRRPHR
- the gyrB gene encoding DNA topoisomerase (ATP-hydrolyzing) subunit B → MAYDSSSIKVLKGLEAVRKRPGMYIGDTDDGTGLHRMIYEVVDNSIDESLAGHCDEIDIIIDEAGGVIVTDNGRGIPVDVHKGEGRSAAEVIMTTLHAGGKFDENSYKVSGGLHGVGVSVVNALSEYLELTVWRDGKTYTQKYAMGKPLNDLTTVEGSKNKHGTRIRFVPSKEIFSNIRFEYKQLVFRLRELAFLNSGIKIKLEDQSSGQTAEFNYDGGIKAYVAHLNKSRTALHPNIFHCLSRADKIEVEIAMQWNDGYIENIHCYTNNIPQRDGGTHLSGFRTALTRTLNRYITKEKLSISGEDTREGLTAVVSVKVQDPKFSSQTKEKLVSSEVSGAVASGLSHKFYDFLLENPAEAKAIVGKIVEASRAREAARKAREMTRRKSVLDIAGLPGKLADCQEKDPALSELFLVEGDSAGGSAKQGRDRKTQAVLPLKGKILNVERARFDKMLASAEVGTLITALGCGIKEEYNIEKLRYHRIIIMTDADVDGSHIRTLLLTFFFRYLRELVEHGYLYIALPPLYKLKKGKQIQYLRDDDELDKFLLKLAIKNARLIISNDKKATVLEGESLKSLISEYLATTKVIERLARRHDHLVLKQMLFIPSLSAGEEKHQKAMQSWASHLQKLLHANCPPGVRYTVHSATSDALLTVVREVHGYQQQDTFLEGFFQSADFGMIRNMADSIATLISDETYVEANETKRLVTNFGEVVDWLFAQARSGLTVQRYKGLGEMNPDQLRETTMDPATRRMMRVKIEDLSMADEVFSQLMGDEVKPRRDFIENHALSVINLDI
- the xth gene encoding exodeoxyribonuclease III produces the protein MQHKTFKVASWNVNSIRSRLKQVLNWIDHAQADVLALQETKVPDEQFPINDIEAAGYQAIFSGQKSYNGVALLHRSTVHDTRTEVNGLDDGEKRVLAATINGIRIINLYVVNGSEVDSERYRHKLKWLENVCAFIKAEMRKYRQLIVLGDFNITPSDADVHDPKKWAGRILCSQAERQKLKTFFDLGLADTFRLFEHDREHSYSWWDYRDGSFDKNAGLRIDLLLASSALCECCVSSAIDRQPRMWERPSDHAPIVAEFVLQ